One part of the Anguilla anguilla isolate fAngAng1 chromosome 11, fAngAng1.pri, whole genome shotgun sequence genome encodes these proteins:
- the LOC118208639 gene encoding acidic mammalian chitinase-like isoform X4, which yields MRAAFEAEAKQTNRARLLMSAAVSSGRGTIETAYQIPQLGQSLDMINVMSYDMHGSWDPFTGECSPLYRGPADQGGYIYFNVDYAMHYWQSNGAPAEKLLVGFPTYGNTFTLTNPANHGVGAAISGAGLPGKYTQEAGELAYFEICGFLEGATEVWNSPQDVPYAYKGNQWVGYDNVKSFEIKAQWVMQNKYAGAMVWTIDMDDYLGTFCNQGKYPLITVLHKAFGLDQATCSPPATPLPPIKGVTTGGGSTSANSGNSGGSAGGSSGGSSGGSSSSGTSGMNPSFCTGKANGMYPDPTDKNQFYQCSGGQTYFQHCATGLTFDASCSCCNWA from the exons ATGAGGGCAGCCTTTGAGGCTGAGGCCAAGCAGACCAACAGAGCTCGCCTCCTGATGTCTGCAGCAGTTTCTTCTGGGCGGGGCACCATTGAAACAGCCTATCAGATTCCTCAGCTTGGACA GTCTCTGGACATGATCAATGTGATGAGCTACGACATGCATGGGTCTTGGGATCCCTTCACTGGGGAGTGCAGCCCCCTCTACAGGGGTCCTGCTGACCAAGGAGGCTACATCTACTTCAATGTG GACTACGCCATGCACTACTGGCAAAGCAACGGTGCCCCTGCTGAGAAGCTGCTGGTCGGATTCCCCACCTACGGCAACACCTTCACGCTGACCAACCCCGCCAACCACGGCGTCGGTGCCGCCATCTCCGGGGCCGGACTGCCAGGGAAGTACACCCAGGAGGCTGGAGAGCTGGCCTACTTTGAG ATCTGTGGCTTTTTGGAGGGAGCGACGGAAGTGTGGAACAGTCCCCAGGACGTCCCATATGCCTACAAGGGAAATCAGTGGGTGGGCTATGACAACGTCAAGAGCTTCGAGATCAAG GCCCAGTGGGTAATGCAGAACAAGTATGCTGGGGCCATGGTGTGGACCATCGACATGGACGACTACTTGGGGACCTTCTGCAACCAGGGCAAATACCCCCTGATCACCGTGCTGCACAAGGCCTTTGGCCTGGACCAAGCAA CCTGCTCCCCTCCTGCCACTCCCCTGCCTCCCATCAAGGGAGTGACCACCGGCGGCGGCAGTACCAGCGCTAACTCCGGCAACTCCGGCGGCAGCGCCGGCGGGAGTTCTGGCGGCAGCTCCGGCGGGAGCAGCTCCAGCGGCACCAGCGGCATGAACCCCAGCTTCTGCACGGGCAAGGCCAACGGAATGTACCCCGACCCCACCGACAAGAACCAGTTCTACCAGTGCAGCGGCGGACAGACCTACTTCCAGCACTGCGCCACTGGCCTGACCTTCGAcgccagctgcagctgctgcaacTGGGCCTAA
- the LOC118208639 gene encoding acidic mammalian chitinase-like isoform X3, translated as MMVLFILHLESPLLKKPSDHGTDPFPAFNESIIYSPDITPQELLQSEMTVCQILFLQCVSSSSNFNQRYVVVSLDMINVMSYDMHGSWDPFTGECSPLYRGPADQGGYIYFNVDYAMHYWQSNGAPAEKLLVGFPTYGNTFTLTNPANHGVGAAISGAGLPGKYTQEAGELAYFEICGFLEGATEVWNSPQDVPYAYKGNQWVGYDNVKSFEIKAQWVMQNKYAGAMVWTIDMDDYLGTFCNQGKYPLITVLHKAFGLDQATCSPPATPLPPIKGVTTGGGSTSANSGNSGGSAGGSSGGSSGGSSSSGTSGMNPSFCTGKANGMYPDPTDKNQFYQCSGGQTYFQHCATGLTFDASCSCCNWA; from the exons ATGATGGTGCTATTCATTTTGCACCTTGAATCACCACTACTGAAAAAACCTAGTGACCACGGTACCGATCCCTTTCCAGCATTCAATGAGTCGATCATCTACTCCCCAGATATAACGCCTCAAGAGCTTCTTCAGAGTGAAATGACTGTTTGCCAGATCCTTTTCCTGCAATGTGTGAGCAGTTCAAGCAATTTTAACCAGCGCTACGTTGTGGT GTCTCTGGACATGATCAATGTGATGAGCTACGACATGCATGGGTCTTGGGATCCCTTCACTGGGGAGTGCAGCCCCCTCTACAGGGGTCCTGCTGACCAAGGAGGCTACATCTACTTCAATGTG GACTACGCCATGCACTACTGGCAAAGCAACGGTGCCCCTGCTGAGAAGCTGCTGGTCGGATTCCCCACCTACGGCAACACCTTCACGCTGACCAACCCCGCCAACCACGGCGTCGGTGCCGCCATCTCCGGGGCCGGACTGCCAGGGAAGTACACCCAGGAGGCTGGAGAGCTGGCCTACTTTGAG ATCTGTGGCTTTTTGGAGGGAGCGACGGAAGTGTGGAACAGTCCCCAGGACGTCCCATATGCCTACAAGGGAAATCAGTGGGTGGGCTATGACAACGTCAAGAGCTTCGAGATCAAG GCCCAGTGGGTAATGCAGAACAAGTATGCTGGGGCCATGGTGTGGACCATCGACATGGACGACTACTTGGGGACCTTCTGCAACCAGGGCAAATACCCCCTGATCACCGTGCTGCACAAGGCCTTTGGCCTGGACCAAGCAA CCTGCTCCCCTCCTGCCACTCCCCTGCCTCCCATCAAGGGAGTGACCACCGGCGGCGGCAGTACCAGCGCTAACTCCGGCAACTCCGGCGGCAGCGCCGGCGGGAGTTCTGGCGGCAGCTCCGGCGGGAGCAGCTCCAGCGGCACCAGCGGCATGAACCCCAGCTTCTGCACGGGCAAGGCCAACGGAATGTACCCCGACCCCACCGACAAGAACCAGTTCTACCAGTGCAGCGGCGGACAGACCTACTTCCAGCACTGCGCCACTGGCCTGACCTTCGAcgccagctgcagctgctgcaacTGGGCCTAA